From the Niveibacterium microcysteis genome, the window CAGGCGGCACACGAGAAGATCCGCCTTTCATCGCTGACCCTGCCGCACGCGATGGTGCGTGTGCTGCTGGCCGAGGCGCTGTACCGCGCCTGGAGCGTGACGAAGAACCACCCTTACCACCGCGAGTGAGCGGCAGAATCGCCCGCATGTTGCCACCCAGAATCTACCTCGCCTCCCGCAGCCCGCGCCGCCGCGAGCTGCTGCACCAGATCGGCGTCGCGTTCGACACGCTGCTGTTCCGCGCCCCCCCGCGCGAAGACGCCGACGTGGCCGAAGATGTGCTACCCGGCGAGCACCCCGACGCCTACGTGGTCCGCGTTGCCCGCGCCAAGGCGCAGGGCGGCTGGGCGCGGCTCGCCTGGCGCAATCTGGTGCCACGGCCGGTGCTGTCCGCCGATACCACGATCGACCTCGACGGCGAGATCATCGGCAAGCCGGCCGACGAGGCCGATGCCGCGGCGATCCTGCGTCGCCTCGCCGGCCGCAGCCATCGTGTGCTGACCGCGATCGCGATGGCGGACGGGCAACGCATCGATCACCGGCTCTCGGTCAGCGAAGTGCGTTTCGGCGAGCTGAGCGACGAGGACATCCGGCGCTATGTGAGCAGTGGCGAGCCGATGGACAAGGCGGGCGCCTACGGCATACAGGGTCGTGCGGGCGCATTCATCGCTGAGATCCGCGGCTCCTACACCGGCATCGTCGGCCTGCCGCTGCACGAAACCGCGCAGCTGCTGCGCGAGTTCGGCTACCCGGCCTGACGCACCCGCTGCGGCATCACTCCGCGTAAAGCCGCACTGCGTTGCGGCCTTCCTTCTTGGCGCCGTACATCGCAGCATCGGCACGCCGCATCAGTTCATCCGGCGCACTCGTTGCCGCGTAGGTCATCGCCACGCCGATGCTGGCCCCCACCGCTACGTCGGCTCCGCTGTCGAGCGTGATCGGCGCCAGCACCGCTTCGCGTACCTTGTTCAGGATCGCGGTCGCGGCGTCCGCTTCGGTCACGCCGTCGAGCAGCAGCACGAATTCGTCGCCGCCCGGCCGCGCTACCGTGTCGGTGCGGCGCACCGCCCGCTCCAGCCTTTGCGCCACAACGCGCAACACATGGTCACCCGCGTCGTGTCCGTGCGTGTCGTTGATCTGTTTGAACCAGTCGAGGTCGATCATGGCGAGCGCGAAGCCGCGCGCCGGGTCGCGGGTGTGTTCGGCGAGCATGTTGGCGAGGCGACGGTTGAGGCCGAGGCGGTTCATCGCGCCGGTCAGGCTGTCGGTAATCGCCAGTTCCTGTGCGGCCTCCTCGGCGCGCTTGCGGTCCGAAATGTCGTTCGCAAGCCCCTGCAGGGCGCCGCCGCCGGCCGGTGTCAGCACGATCTGGATCCAGCGCTGCAGGCCGCTCTCTTCCGTCAGCACGAAGTCTTCGGAGACCGAGCGCTGGCGCTCGATGCAACGCGCCCGCAGCGCGTCGAGCGGCACCGCCAGCGAAGGCAGCAACTCGCCCAGCGTGGGGCTTTCGTGTGGTGATTGCGGCCCGCCCAGCACCCGCACACAGGCGGGATTCCACGATTGCAGGCGGCCATCGCCGGTCAGCGTGAACAGCCCGGTTTCGGCATTCTCGAAGATCAGGCGCATGCGCTGTTCATCCAGCTCGCGCTGCTCGCGCAGACTGCGCTCGGTGCGGATCAGCCCCGAGAACCCGGCGATCAGCGCGTTGGTGTCGCGCACCAGCCGCCCCAGCTCATCGTCGTCATGACCACGCGGCGTGGGGATCTGCCCACCTTCCTTGCCTTCGATGCGGTGCAGGCTGTCGGAGATCCGGCGGATCGGCCAGGTCACGAAGGCGCTGACCGCCATCAGCGCCGCCAGCACCACCGCCAGCATCTGCCCGCCCATCAGTGCGGCGACCCGCCAGGCGCGTTCGTAGGACACGTCGCGGATCAGCGCTTCGCTGGGTTCCACACGGATCTCGCAGATCGATTCGCTCTCGGAAAACGGCGAATGCACCGGGCGGCTCAGGTAGTCGGCACCGGATGGCGGGCCGCCGGCCTCGGCAATCGCCGTGTTCGCCACCCGTACATCGGCCCGCCGGATATAGGGGTTCTTGACCAGGCCCTCAAGCGCCTGTTTCGCCAGCACGCGGTCGTCGACGAAACACGCCGTGCTGACGGTGCCTTCCACTGCGTCGATCAGCGCGATGCTCTGCCGCTGCATGGCCTCGCGCTCTTGCGCACGGACGAAGGGCAGCGCGGCCAGCGCAAACGCGATGCCCACTACGCCGCCAACCAACAGGATGATCGCGGTGGTGCGCAGACCGAGGTTGCGACGGATGAGA encodes:
- a CDS encoding Maf family protein yields the protein MLPPRIYLASRSPRRRELLHQIGVAFDTLLFRAPPREDADVAEDVLPGEHPDAYVVRVARAKAQGGWARLAWRNLVPRPVLSADTTIDLDGEIIGKPADEADAAAILRRLAGRSHRVLTAIAMADGQRIDHRLSVSEVRFGELSDEDIRRYVSSGEPMDKAGAYGIQGRAGAFIAEIRGSYTGIVGLPLHETAQLLREFGYPA
- a CDS encoding sensor domain-containing diguanylate cyclase; the encoded protein is MLRLIRRNLGLRTTAIILLVGGVVGIAFALAALPFVRAQEREAMQRQSIALIDAVEGTVSTACFVDDRVLAKQALEGLVKNPYIRRADVRVANTAIAEAGGPPSGADYLSRPVHSPFSESESICEIRVEPSEALIRDVSYERAWRVAALMGGQMLAVVLAALMAVSAFVTWPIRRISDSLHRIEGKEGGQIPTPRGHDDDELGRLVRDTNALIAGFSGLIRTERSLREQRELDEQRMRLIFENAETGLFTLTGDGRLQSWNPACVRVLGGPQSPHESPTLGELLPSLAVPLDALRARCIERQRSVSEDFVLTEESGLQRWIQIVLTPAGGGALQGLANDISDRKRAEEAAQELAITDSLTGAMNRLGLNRRLANMLAEHTRDPARGFALAMIDLDWFKQINDTHGHDAGDHVLRVVAQRLERAVRRTDTVARPGGDEFVLLLDGVTEADAATAILNKVREAVLAPITLDSGADVAVGASIGVAMTYAATSAPDELMRRADAAMYGAKKEGRNAVRLYAE